Proteins encoded within one genomic window of Patescibacteria group bacterium:
- a CDS encoding PD-(D/E)XK nuclease family protein, producing the protein MFRASYDKLKNYIMCPRRYKFIYVENLRDKFAKAKPEFTMGQHVHGALKTIFSDPNYQKISIKKSVDILRQDWRNNRNGFKSRDEEANFGQRAIEMVKVAIKDQSKNTPTFFEHHIQSEITDDILLSGRIDRIDLDENKGLHLIDYKTSRYNPEYVDKSQLLTYAVLVSRAMDQIPAEVSYWYLEQNDRFAFSPDQADITAMESEIVNTVSRIQADKQLSASPGMTCKWCEFVDICPIGREWKMEDRE; encoded by the coding sequence ATGTTTCGAGCTAGCTATGATAAATTAAAAAACTACATCATGTGCCCTCGGCGGTATAAGTTTATCTATGTGGAAAATCTGCGTGACAAATTTGCCAAAGCCAAACCCGAATTTACGATGGGTCAGCATGTGCATGGGGCATTGAAAACTATCTTTTCTGATCCGAATTATCAAAAAATATCGATAAAAAAATCTGTTGACATTTTGCGTCAAGATTGGCGTAATAATCGTAACGGATTTAAATCTCGTGATGAAGAAGCCAACTTTGGTCAGCGTGCGATTGAAATGGTTAAGGTGGCGATAAAAGATCAATCCAAAAACACCCCAACTTTTTTTGAGCATCACATTCAATCCGAAATTACCGATGACATTTTATTGAGCGGCCGAATCGATCGAATTGATCTGGACGAGAATAAAGGGCTGCATCTGATTGACTATAAAACCAGTCGCTACAATCCGGAATATGTGGATAAATCGCAGCTTCTAACTTACGCGGTTTTGGTATCGCGGGCGATGGATCAAATTCCGGCAGAAGTAAGCTACTGGTATTTAGAACAAAATGATCGCTTTGCTTTCTCGCCGGATCAGGCTGATATTACGGCGATGGAATCAGAAATCGTAAATACTGTTTCTCGTATTCAAGCTGACAAACAACTATCGGCCAGCCCGGGGATGACGTGCAAGTGGTGCGAGTTTGTGGATATTTGTCCTATTGGCAGAGAATGGAAAATGGAAGATAGGGAATAG
- the xseB gene encoding exodeoxyribonuclease VII small subunit — MSKERDIMKSFEEEYAQLQEIVDKLDQGNMDLEKSIGQFKTGMELLKSLRKQLSKVENELKVLDVNISDREE, encoded by the coding sequence ATGAGTAAAGAAAGGGATATTATGAAAAGTTTTGAGGAAGAATATGCACAACTGCAAGAAATTGTAGATAAATTGGATCAGGGGAATATGGATTTGGAAAAATCGATCGGTCAATTTAAGACCGGTATGGAGTTGCTTAAAAGTTTGCGTAAACAGCTATCGAAGGTAGAAAACGAGCTTAAGGTGCTGGATGTAAACATTTCAGATCGGGAAGAATAA
- a CDS encoding cupredoxin domain-containing protein, with product MKNKNLNLLIYLVIIIAGLWLAYSNLNKNPVPMPSPTPNTFDRVTSSPNPSSISTNSPSSASSPSPSASTIVYENQVTFSKDGFSPATISVSKNQTVHFVNSSSNELNLSSNPNPTNTDYLPLNIGIITVGSSADVSFSKTGTFGYYNRYNPAQTGKVVVR from the coding sequence ATGAAAAATAAGAATCTAAATTTACTAATTTACTTAGTCATAATCATTGCGGGATTGTGGTTAGCTTACAGTAATTTAAATAAAAACCCGGTACCAATGCCTTCACCGACTCCTAATACGTTTGATCGGGTTACTAGCTCGCCAAATCCGAGCTCAATTAGTACAAATAGTCCTAGTTCGGCTTCGAGCCCATCGCCCTCCGCAAGTACGATAGTTTATGAAAACCAAGTTACTTTTAGTAAAGACGGATTCTCGCCGGCGACAATCAGCGTAAGTAAAAACCAGACTGTTCATTTTGTGAATAGTAGTAGTAACGAACTAAACTTATCTAGTAATCCTAATCCTACTAACACAGATTATCTGCCATTGAATATTGGCATTATTACTGTGGGAAGCAGTGCAGATGTTAGTTTTAGTAAGACTGGCACTTTTGGGTACTATAATCGCTACAATCCCGCTCAGACGGGAAAAGTGGTAGTACGTTAG
- a CDS encoding four helix bundle suffix domain-containing protein, with the protein MPQSGYKNLASFKMATIVYDLTVIFCQKFLAGKEYGRLVEQMIQAARSGRQNIAEGSVEKSLKMYIKLTGVAKASQEELLLDYQDFLRQRNLELLGKDHEIVRGFREFRAVWVDLGHLNTPDLPSDPKIAANMLITFINQTTFLLGKQITSLEEKFKNEGGYSEKLFNERKNQKYKGN; encoded by the coding sequence ATGCCCCAATCAGGCTACAAAAATTTAGCTTCATTTAAAATGGCAACAATTGTATACGATTTAACGGTAATTTTTTGCCAGAAATTTTTGGCTGGTAAAGAATATGGTAGATTAGTAGAGCAAATGATTCAAGCTGCTCGAAGTGGCAGACAAAACATTGCCGAGGGCTCTGTGGAAAAATCACTGAAAATGTATATCAAACTAACTGGGGTTGCCAAAGCGTCACAGGAAGAACTGTTGTTAGATTATCAAGATTTTTTACGCCAAAGGAACCTAGAACTGTTGGGGAAAGACCATGAAATTGTAAGGGGATTTAGGGAGTTTAGGGCAGTTTGGGTAGACCTAGGTCACCTTAATACTCCCGATCTTCCCAGTGACCCTAAAATTGCCGCAAATATGCTGATAACATTTATAAACCAGACTACATTTCTGTTGGGTAAACAAATTACAAGTCTGGAAGAAAAATTCAAAAACGAAGGTGGCTACAGTGAAAAACTGTTTAATGAAAGGAAAAACCAAAAGTATAAGGGGAATTAG
- a CDS encoding RNA polymerase sigma factor: MELDKLDDKALVALAQEQHQGAQQLLYRRYFQPIYGYLASQLRNTHNAEDLAQETFVRAFQGLHNYRGEASFKNWLYKIAKNQLADYYRDQHSGVVELDDAAPPRQLQKNMLDETDTEAADKQTMRRLNKMFFYLPAKYKKVLVLRFLKGFSLKETASEMNLSLANTKVIQHRAMKLARTKTEFVYEEN; this comes from the coding sequence ATGGAATTAGATAAACTGGATGACAAAGCATTGGTTGCCCTAGCCCAAGAACAACATCAAGGTGCGCAACAGTTGCTTTATCGCCGATACTTTCAGCCGATATACGGCTATCTTGCTTCGCAACTTAGAAACACTCATAACGCAGAAGACTTGGCTCAGGAAACCTTTGTTCGTGCTTTTCAGGGATTGCATAACTATCGCGGTGAGGCAAGCTTCAAAAACTGGCTTTATAAGATTGCCAAAAATCAGCTTGCCGATTATTATCGTGATCAGCATTCCGGCGTAGTCGAGCTAGATGACGCCGCACCGCCAAGACAATTACAAAAGAATATGCTCGACGAAACCGACACCGAAGCAGCTGACAAACAAACAATGCGCCGCTTAAACAAAATGTTTTTCTACCTACCGGCAAAATACAAAAAGGTGCTGGTGTTAAGATTTCTTAAGGGATTCTCTTTAAAAGAAACGGCTTCTGAAATGAATCTAAGCTTAGCCAATACTAAAGTAATTCAACATCGCGCCATGAAACTAGCCCGAACTAAGACGGAATTTGTCTATGAAGAAAA
- the xseA gene encoding exodeoxyribonuclease VII large subunit, giving the protein MTNYPEIIQEQTFSVTEAADLLNDILNPLTLTVVGEVSGFNISQSKFVYFNIKDDQSMLSCFMMLFALPFALEDGMKVKIVAQPKIVTKSGRFSLTVKSLELVGEGDLLKAFEQLKQKLDKEGLFLDKWKQPLPLFPIKLGLITSKDGDALQDIMRILSNRAGGLKINLLPVAVQGQNAVTDIVNAVQYFNANYPVDVIIVARGGGSLEDLQAFNSEPVARAVFASKIPIITGVGHEPDVTLIDMVADRRAATPTNAAEIAVIDYDEFGLKLNSIENNLQSAVKRNLVNWGRLLDQQLHRLHRSLVMPLRRVDDLEHRLSNAVKQQIQTANQKIGLMSVRLSGLDPLQVLKRGYSITKIGDKVLTSAKSVKTGDQITSVFVDGRVESKVVSNE; this is encoded by the coding sequence ATGACAAATTATCCCGAAATAATTCAAGAACAAACTTTCTCGGTTACCGAAGCCGCGGATCTGCTTAACGATATCTTAAACCCGCTTACTTTGACTGTGGTAGGGGAGGTGTCCGGATTCAATATCAGCCAAAGTAAATTCGTGTATTTTAACATAAAAGATGATCAGTCTATGCTCAGCTGTTTTATGATGTTGTTTGCACTGCCGTTTGCTCTGGAAGACGGGATGAAGGTAAAAATAGTAGCTCAACCCAAAATTGTGACCAAAAGCGGCCGATTTTCACTTACCGTCAAAAGCTTGGAATTAGTGGGAGAAGGTGATTTACTAAAAGCGTTTGAACAGCTAAAACAAAAGTTAGACAAAGAGGGTCTGTTTTTAGATAAATGGAAACAACCACTACCGTTATTCCCGATCAAATTAGGACTAATTACCTCTAAAGATGGCGATGCTCTACAAGACATTATGCGAATTTTAAGCAATCGGGCAGGTGGGCTAAAAATTAACTTATTACCGGTGGCGGTACAAGGTCAAAATGCGGTTACCGACATTGTAAACGCGGTGCAATATTTTAACGCCAACTATCCGGTAGACGTAATTATTGTGGCGCGTGGAGGCGGGTCGCTTGAAGATCTGCAGGCGTTTAACTCGGAGCCGGTGGCGCGCGCGGTTTTTGCCAGCAAAATTCCCATTATTACCGGAGTTGGTCACGAGCCAGATGTTACCTTAATCGACATGGTCGCAGACCGTCGAGCCGCTACTCCTACCAATGCAGCCGAGATTGCGGTAATTGATTACGATGAATTTGGTCTAAAACTTAACTCGATTGAAAACAACTTGCAATCGGCAGTCAAGCGTAATTTAGTAAATTGGGGACGCCTGCTAGACCAACAATTACATCGCTTGCATCGTAGTTTGGTGATGCCGTTAAGACGGGTGGACGATTTAGAACATCGATTGTCGAACGCAGTCAAACAGCAAATTCAGACTGCGAATCAAAAAATTGGGTTGATGTCGGTGCGATTGTCAGGCTTGGATCCGCTGCAGGTTTTGAAGCGAGGATATTCAATCACCAAAATTGGGGACAAGGTGCTAACATCCGCCAAAAGTGTCAAAACCGGAGATCAAATAACATCGGTGTTTGTGGATGGAAGGGTGGAGAGCAAAGTGGTGAGTAATGAGTAG
- the clpB gene encoding ATP-dependent chaperone ClpB, translated as MDPNKFTSKTAAVLTRAEELARELHHSQIEPLHLFYASLEVGEDLMRPLIQSVNKDFDVIRDDLLTQLEHLPKLSAANSIMISPTLVRVLNQAEKEARTLTDEYVSIEHLLLAMLEVSSEAKQILSKLGINRELMLQTLSTIRGTERVTSTDPEQKYQALEKYAINLCDMARNNKLDPVIGRDEEVRRVMQVLTRRTKNNPVLIGEPGVGKTAIAEGLATRIVSGDVPETLKDRQVMSLDLGSMLAGAKHRGDFEERLKAVLKAIDEVQGKFILFIDELHTLVGAGAAEGSMDASNLLKPALARGTLHAIGATTLKEYQQYIEKDQALARRFQPVYVSEPSIEDAIAIMRGVKEKYEVHHGTHITDAALVAAVELSARYITDRFLPDKAIDLIDEATSALRMEVDSMPAELDHLKRKVMQLEIEREAIRNDDDASNKDRLEKLQKELSELKEKSSTLEAEWQLEKSIITSVRQKSKMLEVLKSNADTAEREANLEEVARLRYGEIPKLEKEIQKENVRLEQLPKSAKMLKEKVTEDDIAAVVARWTGVPVTKMLSGELAKLNDLESILAHRVVGQEEAITTVANAIRRSRAGLSEEKRPIASFIFLGPTGVGKTELVKALAEALFNDESALVRLDMSEYMEKHAVSRMVGSPPGYVGYEEGGQLTEMIRRRPYSVVLLDEIEKAHPDVFSILLQILDDGRLTDAKGRNVDFKNCVIILTSNLGSDIMQQYASESGIKRLGFVSGDSAEAEEEVKLEEKIDEVLKEHFKPEFLNRLDDVIIFNPLKPEQLVKIVDIQLNLVLIRLNKQHINLVVSKQVKDHLAKIGYDSRYGARPLKRVIENQLLNPISQMIVRGEINTGGTIKVDLVKEQIRFKVT; from the coding sequence ATGGATCCGAATAAATTTACCAGTAAAACTGCGGCGGTTTTAACCCGCGCCGAAGAGTTGGCGCGTGAATTGCATCATAGCCAAATTGAACCACTGCATTTGTTTTACGCCAGTTTAGAAGTTGGCGAAGATCTAATGCGCCCTCTAATTCAATCGGTAAATAAAGATTTTGACGTGATTCGGGATGATTTATTAACTCAGCTTGAGCATTTACCTAAACTAAGCGCGGCCAATTCAATTATGATCTCGCCAACGTTGGTGCGCGTGCTTAATCAAGCCGAAAAAGAGGCACGTACCTTAACCGATGAATATGTTTCAATTGAACACCTGCTATTGGCAATGTTAGAGGTATCGTCTGAAGCAAAACAAATTCTATCTAAACTTGGTATTAATCGCGAATTAATGTTGCAAACGCTCTCGACTATTCGGGGCACCGAGCGAGTTACATCAACCGACCCGGAGCAAAAATATCAAGCCTTAGAGAAATACGCCATCAACCTATGTGATATGGCGCGAAACAACAAACTTGATCCGGTTATTGGCCGGGATGAAGAGGTGCGTCGGGTGATGCAGGTGCTCACGCGTCGGACCAAAAATAATCCGGTTTTAATTGGTGAGCCGGGTGTGGGTAAAACAGCGATTGCGGAAGGGTTGGCAACCCGCATTGTCTCCGGTGATGTGCCCGAAACGCTTAAAGACAGGCAAGTAATGTCGCTTGATTTAGGCTCAATGTTAGCCGGGGCTAAGCACCGAGGTGATTTTGAAGAACGTTTGAAAGCGGTGTTAAAAGCGATTGATGAGGTGCAGGGTAAATTTATTCTATTTATCGATGAGCTGCACACTTTGGTTGGCGCCGGCGCGGCCGAAGGATCAATGGACGCTAGCAATTTGCTTAAACCGGCGCTAGCACGAGGCACTTTGCACGCCATCGGGGCAACCACGCTGAAAGAATATCAACAATACATCGAAAAAGATCAAGCATTGGCCAGACGATTTCAACCGGTTTACGTGTCTGAGCCAAGTATCGAAGACGCCATCGCTATTATGCGAGGTGTGAAAGAAAAGTACGAAGTGCATCATGGCACGCATATTACTGACGCAGCCTTGGTGGCAGCAGTCGAACTGTCTGCCCGCTACATTACCGATCGATTTTTGCCAGACAAAGCGATCGATTTGATTGACGAGGCCACATCGGCATTGCGCATGGAGGTAGATTCGATGCCGGCCGAGCTAGATCATCTTAAACGCAAAGTGATGCAACTGGAAATTGAGCGTGAAGCGATTCGAAATGATGATGACGCTTCAAATAAAGATCGTTTAGAAAAGTTGCAAAAAGAGCTGTCGGAGCTAAAAGAAAAGTCATCAACCTTGGAAGCCGAGTGGCAGTTAGAAAAGTCTATTATCACCAGTGTGCGACAAAAATCCAAAATGCTTGAAGTGCTAAAATCGAACGCCGACACTGCCGAGCGCGAAGCCAATTTGGAGGAAGTGGCGCGTCTGCGTTATGGCGAAATTCCCAAATTGGAAAAAGAAATTCAAAAAGAGAACGTTCGGCTAGAACAGCTACCAAAAAGTGCCAAAATGCTCAAAGAAAAGGTAACCGAGGACGATATTGCAGCGGTAGTGGCGCGGTGGACCGGCGTGCCGGTGACCAAAATGTTGTCCGGAGAGCTTGCTAAACTTAACGATTTGGAGTCAATTTTAGCGCACAGGGTGGTAGGTCAAGAAGAGGCCATCACAACAGTGGCAAATGCTATCAGACGCTCGCGAGCTGGGTTAAGTGAAGAGAAGCGCCCGATTGCATCATTCATCTTTTTGGGGCCAACCGGCGTGGGGAAAACCGAGCTGGTTAAGGCACTGGCCGAAGCACTGTTTAATGACGAATCGGCATTGGTGCGCCTTGATATGTCCGAATATATGGAGAAACACGCTGTTTCACGTATGGTTGGTTCGCCACCAGGGTATGTGGGGTACGAAGAAGGTGGGCAGTTAACCGAGATGATCCGTCGCCGGCCGTATAGTGTGGTGCTGCTTGATGAAATCGAAAAAGCGCATCCCGATGTATTCAGTATCTTGTTGCAGATTTTGGATGACGGCAGATTGACTGACGCCAAGGGTCGTAATGTAGATTTTAAGAATTGCGTAATTATCTTAACCAGTAACTTGGGATCGGACATTATGCAACAATACGCTTCTGAAAGTGGCATTAAGCGACTCGGGTTTGTGTCTGGTGATAGCGCAGAGGCCGAAGAAGAGGTGAAGCTGGAAGAAAAAATTGATGAGGTACTTAAAGAACATTTTAAGCCTGAATTTTTGAACCGATTAGATGACGTAATAATCTTTAATCCGTTAAAACCCGAGCAACTGGTCAAAATTGTCGATATTCAGCTCAATTTAGTACTAATACGTCTTAATAAACAGCATATTAATTTAGTGGTGTCCAAACAGGTCAAAGATCACTTAGCCAAAATCGGTTATGATAGTCGTTACGGTGCTCGGCCGCTAAAAAGGGTAATTGAGAACCAGCTACTTAATCCAATCTCACAGATGATTGTCCGCGGAGAAATAAATACTGGTGGAACAATTAAGGTTGATTTGGTGAAAGAGCAAATTAGGTTTAAAGTTACGTAA